A single genomic interval of Phaeodactylum tricornutum CCAP 1055/1 chromosome 5, whole genome shotgun sequence harbors:
- a CDS encoding predicted protein produces MDDYIKSPEVQNAIVERSPGGRYVRFMEKLGSGASKDVYRAYDTQEGIEVAWNVVNLSGVPKSERNRIVNEVRLLERLHHHNIISFHGSWVNRERQEVNFVTEILSSGTLKSFISKVQVIRWKIAKRWALQILNGLDYLHSQNPPVIHRDLKCDNIFINGTSGDLRIGDLGLSTVHRTGRVLSVLGTPEFMAPDMYEEHSYDEKVDIYAFGMCMLEILTQEIPYSECNNPAQIYKRVSSGEPPEVLSRLQSRHAREFVRLCLGRKDEAGKFVRPSASDLIKHPFLVKRNTDDDE; encoded by the coding sequence ATGGACGACTATATAAAATCACCCGAAGTACAGAATGCGATTGTGGAGCGCTCTCCTGGCGGTCGCTATGTTCGATTTATGGAGAAGCTAGGAAGCGGGGCGTCGAAAGACGTTTATCGAGCGTATGATACCCAAGAGGGAATTGAGGTTGCTTGGAATGTCGTAAATCTCTCGGGTGTGCCCAAGTCGGAACGCAATCGAATTGTGAACGAAGTGAGATTGCTGGAACGACTTCATCACCACAACATAATATCGTTTCATGGTTCTTGGGTCAATCGAGAGCGGCAGGAAGTCAATTTTGTGACGGAAATCTTATCGTCTGGTACCCTGAAGTCCTTCATTAGTAAGGTCCAAGTCATTCGATGGAAAATTGCCAAACGATGGGCGCTCCAAATTTTAAATGGTCTCGATTATTTGCATTCACAAAATCCACCTGTTATACACCGCGACCTGAAATGCGATAATATCTTCATTAACGGGACATCCGGAGATTTAAGAATTGGAGATCTGGGTCTGAGTACTGTACATCGGACCGGTCGTGTATTGTCAGTTCTAGGCACACCAGAATTTATGGCTCCCGATATGTACGAGGAGCATTCATACGACGAGAAGGTTGACATCTATGCGTTTGGCATGTGTATGTTGGAGATTTTGACGCAGGAGATTCCTTACTCGGAGTGTAATAATCCGGCCCAAATTTATAAAAGGGTGTCTTCAGGAGAACCACCGGAGGTCTTATCGCGCCTGCAGTCCCGGCATGCTCGGGAATTTGTAAGACTCTGTTTAGGTCGGAAAGACGAAGCAGGGAAGTTTGTTCGGCCATCTGCTAGCGATTTAATCAAGCATCCCTTCCTTGTTAAACGGAACACGGACGATGATGAG
- a CDS encoding predicted protein, whose translation MSYDLGFISYRRPRTVISESVYQFLHGLLYGAAWGLVTPIPAVGSAAAAKAEAASGIFRPIPPFGALSAVPANAIFFGSILGFQRLCAKSLELARKQESITNELFGFGMIWPYHQYILNHSERRLRSHNRIVGGALAISVLYANLLA comes from the exons ATGAGTTATGACTTGGGATTTATTTCTTACAGGCGACCCCGAACCGTGATTTCCGAGTCG GTATATCAATTTCTACATGGGCTTCTATACGGAGCCGCCTGGGGACTG GTCACTCCAATTCCTGCCGTCGGCTCAGCAGCAGCGGCCAAAG CAGAAGCAGCATCTGGCATTTTTAGACCTATTCCTCCCTTTGGGGCCCTGTCGGCGGTTCCTGCCAACGCTATCTTTTTCGGCAGCATCCTTGGCTTTCAACGACTGTGTGCCAAAAGTCTGGAGCTCGCAAGAAAGCAAGAATCGATCACCAACGAACTTTTCGGATTCGGTATGATCTGGCCTTATCATCAATACATTTTGAATCATTCCGAGAGAAGGTTACGCTCACACAACCGGATTGTTGGTGGTGCCTTGGCAATTTCAGTTCTTTACGCCAACCTTTTGGCTTAA
- a CDS encoding predicted protein, with amino-acid sequence MLVRMRLRPHFCVVFLSLLCCGVDATSSAALRRHLEFVNRSGERISVDWLNPLTGQPVLLGAPVNGETIPLDSFVNHTFAIRQHQDGQKVKRFETPSLSTTHTRTLEAPTTKSSLRAIESLQTCLEYYTALILEDKNEELAFQAQVREQISALAENHTCADPMRTTTEPIEMRSWRYLDEDPRTVQVLHNRPSSQIHVLEGFISPEECQAIKDAAAPKLHRGTVADGKGGSKLSESRKAWQAGVGVDYSHKNAISDLKKRLFAYTNEVTGFNMNLDGQEDIMSIQYFGDGVGNPTPDRYTPHCDGECNGMPHKRGGRVATMVMYCDIPEIGGGTNFQHSNVFVAPTIGAAAFFSYMNNDTGLHETGFTTHSGCPVLEGTKRIAVQWMRVGVDEDSPWDSFDTNTVQKGSFIEDSRVE; translated from the exons ATGCTCGTTAGGATGCGATTGCGACCCCATTTTTGTGTCGTTTTTCTCTCGCTGCTTTGCTGTGGAGTCGATGCAACGAGCAGTGCTGCGCTTCGCCGGCATTTAGAGTTTGTAAACCGGTCTGGTGAACGCATTTCGGTCGACTGGCTGAACCCTTTGACCGGTCAACCGGTTCTTTTGGGAGCACCTGTTAACGGCGAGACGATTCCTTTAGATTCGTTTGTCAACCATACTTTTGCCATTCGACAACACCAAGACGGACAGAAAGTCAAGAGATTTGAGACGCCTTCTCTATCTACGACTCATACAAGAACTCTAGAAGCACCGACAAC CAAATCCTCTCTGCGAGCCATTGAGTCATTGCAAACGTGTTTGGAATACTATACAGCTTTGATATTGGAAGATAAAAATGAAGAACTGGCATTTCAGGCACAAGTCCGTGAACAAATTTCGGCTTTGGCTGAGAACCACACATGCGCCGATCCGATGCGCACAACAACAGAACCCATAGAAATGCGCTCATGGAGATATCTTGATGAAGATCCACGAACTGTTCAGGTGCTGCACAACCGCCCAAGCAGTCAGATTCACGTTCTGGAAGGATTTATTTCTCCCGAAGAGTGTCAGGCCATCAAGGATGCAGCAGCGCCAAAGCTACATCGCGGAACCGTCGCCGATGGCAAAGGAGGCTCCAAACTCAGCGAAAGTCGTAAAGCTTGGCAAGCTGGCGTAGGGGTCGATTATTCCCATAAAAATGCTATCTCCGATCTCAAAAAGCGTCTCTTTGCGTACACCAACGAAGTCACTGGGTTCAATATGAATCTAGATGGACAGGAGGATATCATGAGCATTCAATATTTCGGTGACGGTGTCGGAAATCCGACACCGGATAGGTACACGCCACATTGTGACGGTGAATGCAACGGTATGCCGCACAAGCGAGGAGGCCGAGTCGCAACTATGGTCATGTACTGTGATATTCCTGAAATCGGCGGTGGCACCAACTTCCAGCATTCAAACGTGTTCGTCGCTCCAACCATTGGTGCTGCTGCATTTTTTTCATACATGAACAATGATACTGGTCTTCACGAAACAGGCTTTACTACGCACTCAGGTTGCCCCGTTTTGGAAGGAACGAAACGTATTGCTGTACAGTGGATGCGAGTGGGGGTGGATGAGGATAGTCCATGGGATTCGTTTGACACTAATACTGTTCAGAAGGGATCTTTCATAGAGGATAGTAGAGTTGAATAG
- a CDS encoding predicted protein has protein sequence MIVSSTICLLLLPLLPAALAIEDAESPQPPSGFLRYTFSQGYCRFGAFPNDASTQVSHDLRILDEGIDCLPDLGITSSEPNKTVSHTSLLETALEMNWKNEIESNNQGIAWSFWFQTPTRIPAQKSQSILTLKRRLSSASSFESNACDNGRFDFQINQVGPHLEIFYRTSRSRYEPCQRYVEENAFRETGQLVHVAATFANEEQIFYLNGQILHMFQEPFESNLTHWLGSKVSLFETRDLWRGHVFQISAYNRALSQAEVMLVLKNGLPQTPPRAAPFSITINEDAEFGDGGSHDVTWYRQMPSFADAETIQLEDFSVTARADELLSKYNLTSIAVPRSTRAFITRLPLTGRLYQVDGTPIGGDGSFKELNNSVLIAIVSDSLPLRVMYLPPFNAHSIPGDAQKPEEFAAFQYCLSNAPIFHGSQCTSAIVRIRVRSINDPPVATAFLENVSIYEGVEDLNSPKMHLTGSDVDAGDTIRRVEITQTPKFGHLVLSVGKFRIDKIMHGANLSDIGLSIYADGDDNGAFIKYVWDPLLFDGVLQGSELSSPHDSFAFRVADEAGAWSIPETVSLHVKSALVGHAVNVKPTAEDSRVSDNIRLLAYDRSGYRRQIGYFMDTVPTEEEGVLLSGASGSVMKSGAIFNAEDTLACRDATDIAFGMSSSVAAIAFGTSSDATEEIPCIHLADLTFIPSKDYCNSHLSSMVEFHFRVIAFGDDGTFSSVSDAVVHRIAVKCKIDTLEVFVPTQTFNVPQQTLQRASSSVCGEYKTAFLESQASECENVVTLSGIEVFSIDEHQEEVRVAIHSSLGFLSFGDRFWNRTSPLSGRRALSTGEIVFVAYPADLTSIFSSLRFGSFYAGNHTVHITFTYGNCDGVLTKSRDANQTSSCQVTDRVLFVQVENYAHSRITTTNLVPTFPWQILLCLFGYPALYYLVLYLESLVSNPDDETASAEPDYQNELPVWKQHRTQDAEFYYENTSNGTTTWMAPVGEAYFPWESGEEEKDEC, from the coding sequence ATGATAGTCTCGAGTACAATTTGTCTACTTCTACTGCCGCTTCTGCCCGCGGCTCTCGCTATTGAAGATGCCGAATCCCCCCAGCCACCAAGTGGATTCCTGCGATACACCTTTTCTCAAGGTTATTGTAGATTTGGTGCGTTTCCGAACGATGCTAGTACACAAGTATCGCACGATTTGAGGATACTCGACGAAGGTATCGATTGCTTGCCCGACTTGGGCATCACATCCTCGGAGCCTAATAAAACTGTCAGCCATACTAGTCTCCTGGAGACTGCGCTTGAAATgaattggaaaaacgaaATCGAGTCTAACAACCAAGGCATTGCTTGGAGTTTTTGGTTTCAGACGCCAACTCGAATACCTGCACAGAAATCACAGTCCATTCTGACACTTAAACGACGGTTgtcgtcggcatcgtccTTTGAAAGTAACGCGTGCGACAACGGTAGATTTGACTTCCAAATAAACCAGGTTGGCCCGCATCTGGAAATCTTCTATCGCACATCCCGTTCGCGCTACGAGCCTTGCCAGCGATATGTCGAGGAAAACGCGTTCCGCGAAACGGGTCAACTTGTTCATGTTGCCGCCACCTTTGCAAATGAAGAGCAAATATTTTACTTGAATGGACAGATACTGCATATGTTTCAAGAGCCGTTCGAAAGCAACCTTACGCACTGGCTTGGATCAAAAGTGTCTCTCTTCGAAACAAGAGATCTTTGGAGAGGGCATGTATTTCAGATATCAGCCTACAATAGGGCCCTTTCACAGGCAGAAGTCATGCTTGTCTTGAAAAACGGTCTACCCCAAACGCCACCCCGGGCAGCTCCTTTTTCTATCACAATCAACGAGGATGCCGAATTTGGGGACGGAGGATCCCATGACGTGACATGGTACCGGCAAATGCCGTCTTTCGCCGATGCGGAGACAATACAGCTTGAGGATTTTTCCGTCACAGCTCGGGCTGATGAATTGCTCTCAAAGTACAATCTGACTTCCATTGCTGTACCAAGATCTACTCGTGCTTTCATCACTCGTCTTCCGCTCACAGGGCGCCTGTACCAAGTTGACGGAACGCCTATAGGAGGTGACGGAAGCTTCAAAGAGCTGAATAATTCAGTATTGATTGCAATTGTGTCAGATAGTCTTCCTTTGAGAGTCATGTACTTGCCGCCATTTAATGCCCATTCTATCCCAGGAGATGCACAAAAACCTGAAGAATTTGCCGCATTTCAGTACTGCTTGTCCAACGCACCTATATTTCATGGCTCACAGTGCACTTCTGCAATCGTACGAATCCGAGTCCGGTCTATCAATGATCCTCCTGTGGCCACTGCTTTCCTTGAGAATGTCAGTATATACGAAGGAGTGGAAGACCTTAATAGTCCCAAAATGCATCTGACAGGCTCTGATGTTGACGCAGGCGATACAATTCGCAGGGTAGAAATCACCCAGACCCCAAAGTTTGGGCACCTAGTTCTAAGTGTTGGGAAGTTTCGAATCGACAAGATCATGCACGGAGCAAACTTATCGGACATTGGACTCAGCATCTATGCTGACGGTGACGACAACGGCGCTTTCATAAAATACGTATGGGATCCTCTTTTATTCGATGGAGTGCTTCAAGGGTCGGAATTATCGTCTCCTCATGACTCTTTTGCATTTCGTGTTGCCGATGAGGCTGGAGCTTGGTCCATTCCGGAGACCGTCAGCCTTCATGTCAAATCGGCTCTCGTAGGGCATGCAGTCAACGTGAAACCGACCGCGGAGGACTCTCGGGTATCCGACAATATCCGGTTGCTTGCATATGATCGGTCTGGATATCGTCGGCAGATTGGTTACTTCATGGACACAGTTCCGACCGAAGAGGAGGGGGTGTTGCTGTCTGGCGCATCCGGCTCTGTGATGAAGTCGGGAGCAATTTTTAATGCGGAGGATACTCTTGCTTGTAGAGATGCAACAGATATTGCTTTTGGAATGTCCTCGAGTGTAGCAgcgattgcttttggaaCATCCTCGGACGCAACAGAAGAGATTCCTTGTATCCATTTGGCAGATCTCACATTTATTCCATCGAAGGATTACTGCAATAGCCATCTTTCTTCGATGGTTGAATTCCACTTCCGCGTAATCGCTTTTGGTGACGACGGAACATTCTCTAGTGTTTCAGATGCCGTTGTGCACCGGATTGCTGTCAAATGCAAGATCGATACACTAGAAGTTTTCGTTCCAACACAAACATTCAATGTACCTCAGCAGACGCTGCAAAGAGCGTCATCTTCAGTGTGTGGCGAGTACAAAACGGCCTTTCTAGAAAGCCAAGCATCGGAATGTGAAAACGTCGTCACTTTGAGCGGAATCGAAGTCTTCAGTATAGACGAGCATCAAGAAGAAGTGCGTGTGGCTATTCACTCGAGTCTTGGATTCCTCTCCTTCGGCGATAGATTCTGGAACCGCACTTCTCCACTTTCCGGAAGACGGGCGCTCTCCACAGGAGAAATTGTCTTTGTTGCCTATCCGGCAGACTTGACCAGTATCTTTTCTAGCCTTCGATTTGGAAGTTTCTATGCCGGCAATCATACTGTTCATATAACGTTCACCTACGGTAATTGCGATGGCGTGCTGACTAAATCTCGAGATGCCAATCAAACTTCTAGTTGTCAGGTAACCGATCGAGTGCTCTTTGTACAAGTGGAAAATTACGCTCACAGCAgaatcacaacaacaaatttGGTTCCTacatttccttggcaaatTCTTCTGTGCTTATTTGGATATCCCGCCCTATATTATTTGGTGTTATACTTGGAATCTCTTGTGTCAAACCCGGACGATGAAACTGCTTCAGCGGAACCCGATTACCAGAATGAGCTGCCCGTATGGAAACAACACCGAACGCAAGATGCTGAGTTTTATTACGAAAATACAAGTAATGGAACGACAACATGGATGGCTCCAGTAGGAGAGGCGTATTTTCCTTGGGAAAGTGgcgaagaggaaaaggatgAATGTTGA
- a CDS encoding predicted protein, translating into MVSCSNVVRSLVICCLLGCLARIGAFSTQPRTPTAGASCTSFSFHGTLWCSASDKAASNIAGGPKEIVARRILVTGDVQGGYLRACILNEAGRFRRLVGTMSPPEEGDSAEIYVEGKRKVVDGFIRWCKKADIGLSQTMNVIEVLEEEPTGLYDAFYVKTK; encoded by the exons ATGGTCTCTTGCTCCAATGTTGTACGGTCTCTTGTTATTTGCTGCCTATTGGGATGTTTGGCCAGGATAGGAGCCTTTTCAACGCAGCCACGAACTCCAACTGCTGGGGCTTCCTGCACGAGTTTCtcctttcatgggactcTATGGTGTAGCGCATCGGATAAAGCCGCTAGCAATATCGCTGGCGGTCCAAAAGAAATTGTTGCGCGACGCATACTTGTCACGGGGGATGTCCAAGGTGGTTACCTTCGAGCTTGCATCCTTAATGAA GCAGGGAGATTTCGGAGATTGGTAGGAACCATGTCGCCGCCGGAGGAGGGCGACAGCGCCGAAATATATGTTGAAGGGAAAAGAAAAGTTGTGGACGGGTTCATTCGATGGTGCAAGAAGGCTGACATCGGCCTTAGTCAAACGATGAACGTGATAGAAGTCTTAGAGGAGGAGCCAACGGGACTGTACGATGCATTTTACGTCAAGACCAAGTAA
- a CDS encoding predicted protein, with translation MLGFKETDKLKRLGHRQLHDALKLLPARDTASYMKACEHIPDLVKLESDPLLFLHIECFNPWTAARRLASYWNRRVEVFGEKAFSSQSIAFEHAKQCNNNGHCHNPRYLQLLPTKAGSSSAIYITISGLNTRSLDTIRQDLFIACQSLSTQSTQFSGVDLLVLMNDPPTVSFRQAMIYLAQLFQRAMPLKFHQLYLISYSPSEGRTAFLENILPLVLEGIPNFLSKRGHNICVSESQKEVLDFLCEAGFHVKDLVGRLGGVCGIPNKTRKLGDVEVESLTVKPRAAAAPELIQKVLLEYQNKTMAQPLGSVYKTPVQSKAQMSLAIPRFSATMNLPMSHVNFSADIMKELDGALSKIPIEEKLEHYEATQRCPKLMWTESNPEHYVQAANGNVEVAARSLVAYWRYRKLFFGFRAFKPMVLIHSSESALDDKDLAVLNTGFTSLLPDNRDGRLVIYHNREKLKDIETTQIQRIRCIFYILQNASQEEKSRLKGVVIISAVGDFPIKEEAGPREKSIFADFFNSGAVPIKLIASHMVLQRGASVSMLPSIMNAIETFRRITPKTVLHVNDDDQQLRSELSAHGFVRDNIPESCGGSQTYAIYFKSWLQMRMKHGKAKQSTSAAFEAHECFEEGVEFSRKRTSIISLSYSQNSRNEDKRQKKRRMDIIYARRKRERERIEIEVLQERVTTLQSQNLKLRGENERFVSLLLGASNTAKLFDDDKSL, from the coding sequence atgCTGGGCTTTAAAGAAACAGACAAGTTAAAACGTCTTGGACATCGGCAGCTCCACGATGCACTGAAACTGCTACCAGCACGCGATACAGCCTCGTATATGAAAGCGTGTGAGCACATTCCAGACTTGGTGAAACTTGAATCCGATCCgctcctttttcttcatATTGAATGCTTTAATCCTTGGACAGCTGCTCGTCGTCTTGCTTCATATTGGAATAGGCGCGTTGAAGTTTTTGGTGAGAAAGCGttttcttcacagtcaatagctTTCGAGCATGCGAAGCAATGTAACAACAATGGTCACTGTCACAATCCCCGCTACTTACAGCTTCTCCCAACAAAGGCTGGTAGTAGTAGTGCGATCTACATCACTATTTCTGGTCTAAATACACGATCACTCGATACGATCAGACAGGACTTGTTCATTGCTTGCCAGAGCCTTTCTACGCAGTCTACGCAGTTTTCCGGTGTCGACTTACTGGTCTTGATGAATGATCCTCCGACCGTTAGTTTTCGGCAAGCCATGATTTATCTTGCTCAGCTCTTTCAAAGGGCTATGCCTCTCAAATTTCATCAACTGTACCTTATTTCTTACAGCCCAAGCGAAGGGAGAACCGCGTTTCTGGAGAACATTCTTCCGCTTGTGCTTGAAGGCATCCCAAATTTTCTATCCAAACGAGGCCATAACATCTGTGTCTCAGAGTCGCAAAAGGAAGTTCTGGATTTCCTTTGCGAGGCTGGTTTCCACGTCAAAGATTTAGTTGGCAGGCTAGGTGGCGTTTGTGGCATCCCAAATAAGACGAGAAAACTAGGAGACGTAGAAGTGGaatcgttgactgtgaagccAAGAGCTGCCGCCGCGCCGGAGCTCATCCAAAAGGTTTTGCTGGAATATCAAAACAAGACGATGGCGCAACCTCTTGGTTCTGTGTACAAAACGCCAGTACAGAGTAAAGCCCAGATGTCCCTGGCCATCCCTAGATTTTCCGCCACAATGAACCTGCCCATGTCCCATGTCAATTTTTCTGCGGATATTATGAAGGAGCTTGACGGGGCCCTTTCTAAAATTCCGATAGAGGAAAAGCTCGAGCACTATGAGGCCACTCAGCGCTGTCCTAAGCTCATGTGGACCGAATCAAATCCGGAACATTACGTTCAGGCGGCGAATGGAAACGTTGAGGTTGCGGCTCGAAGTCTCGTCGCCTACTGGCGCTATAGGAAGCTATTCTTTGGATTCCGAGCCTTCAAACCTATGGTCTTGATTCATTCTAGCGAGTCGGCCCTCGATGACAAGGATCTAGCAGTCTTAAATACAGGTTTTACCTCATTGCTACCGGACAACCGAGACGGAAGATTGGTGATCTATCATAATCGTGAAAAGTTGAAGGACATCGAGACCACCCAGATACAAAGGATCCGCTGTATTTTCTATATTCTGCAAAACGCTTCTCAGGAAGAAAAAAGCCGATTGAAAGGTGTCGTGATTATATCTGCTGTTGGGGATTTCCCAATAAAGGAAGAGGCAGGTCCTCGAGAAAAATCCATCTTTGCGGATTTTTTTAACAGTGGAGCAGTTCCAATCAAATTGATTGCGTCGCATATGGTACTGCAACGAGGTGCCTCGGTGTCCATGTTGCCGTCTATAATGAATGCAATAGAAACATTCCGACGTATCACTCCGAAGACAGTGCTTCATGTCAACGATGACGATCAACAGCTCCGGTCTGAATTGTCCGCGCACGGCTTTGTTCGTGATAACATTCCTGAAAGCTGTGGCGGTAGTCAGACGTATGCAATTTATTTCAAGAGCTGGTTACAGATGCGAATGAAGCATGGGAAAGCGAAGCAATCAACTTCTGCGGCTTTTGAAGCTCACGAGTGTTTTGAAGAAGGCGTGGAATTCAGTCGGAAGCGAACATCAATTATCTCCTTATCCTACTCGCAAAATTCGAGGAATGAAGACAAGAGGCAGAAAAAACGCAGAATGGATATTATCTACGCAAGACGCAAAAGAGAGAGGGAGCGTATTGAGATCGAAGTACTTCAAGAGAGAGTCACCACACTGCAATCTCAAAATCTGAAGCTTCGCGGAGAGAACGAGCGATTTGTCAGCTTATTACTGGGTGCAAGCAATACTGCCAAGCTCTTTGATGATGACAAATCGCTGTAG
- a CDS encoding predicted protein encodes MQKGVDVEADDGIGFEDNEQFQDLSLQQLHEALDLLDAADIDAYREAKRHAPDLVALESDPRRFLRVENFNPWAAARRLASYWTIRKSIFGEKSLFPLRGTKGAFTEDDLRNIKSGVFQILPNDLYGHSVLFFDETKLELHTPRGFAKRIFFFLQMLSENQLSQSKGFTLVVALDKVGRISEKPGREFATDLVEQSMPLKLNDFHLLCCRPREEWTTALEKHIPKALHFLEKCVTLRAPNVHIDETHTGILHKMLNFGFEKESLPAVAGGTWDRSEFEKWLEKYDMRLTETSFSQLTECAFSDLIKETVMHYQLKVDSVDESSSVPTDNNSAINRNLYGPLSLPDIASTAEIKMSMESQRQLDEALDLIPIEQKHAFAEAKQCVPNLIETESNPIRFLEAENYNVWAATKHLVAYWKYQKDFFGDRAFFPMLLSDTGRTAISQEDMVFLKTTGFVTILPNDRYD; translated from the coding sequence ATGCAAAAAGGTGTTGATGTCGAAGCGGATGACGGAATTGGGTTCGAAGACAACGAACAGTTCCAGGACCTGTCTCTGCAGCAGCTACACGAAGCTCTCGACCTACTCGATGCCGCAGATATAGACGCCTATCGAGAGGCAAAGCGGCATGCACCAGATCTAGTGGCGCTAGAGTCCGACCCTCGCCGGTTTCTAAGAGTCGAAAACTTCAACCCATGGGCCGCTGCTCGTCGATTAGCGTCGTATTGGACAATTCGGAAAAGCATTTTTGGTGAAAAATCTCTCTTTCCACTGCGTGGAACGAAAGGCGCCTTCACAGAAGATGATTTGCGAAACATCAAATCTGGTGTTTTCCAGATCCTACCGAACGATTTGTATGGTCACAGTGTTTTGTTCTTTGATGAGACAAAGTTGGAGTTACATACGCCTCGTGGTTTCGCCAAAAGAATATTTtttttcctccaaatgcTTTCCGAGAACCAACTTTCCCAAAGCAAAGGATTCACTTTGGTTGTCGCACTCGACAAGGTGGGAAGGATATCAGAGAAACCCGGCCGCGAGTTTGCGACTGACCTTGTGGAACAATCGATGCCATTGAAGTTGAATGATTTTCATCTCCTATGCTGTCGACCTCGAGAAGAATGGACTACTGCGCTTGAGAAGCACATTCCAAAGGCGCTTCATTTTTTGGAGAAATGCGTCACGTTGCGGGCCCCTAACGTCCACATTGATGAAACCCACACCGGGATTTTGCACAAGATGTTGAATTTTGggtttgaaaaggaaagcttACCGGCGGTTGCAGGTGGAACCTGGGACAGATCAGAATTTGAAAAATGGCTGGAAAAATACGATATGAGGTTGACAGAAACATCCTTTTCGCAGCTTACAGAATGCGCTTTTTCTGATCTTATAAAAGAAACAGTCATGCATTACCAGCTTAAGGTTGATTCAGTAGACGAGTCAAGCAGTGTACCTACTGACAACAATAGTGCCATCAATCGCAACCTGTATGGACCTCTTTCCCTGCCTGATATTGCCTCGACGGCTGAAATCAAGATGAGCATGGAAAGTCAACGTCAATTAGATGAAGCTCTTGACCTAATACCTATTGAGCAGAAGCATGCATTTGCGGAGGCAAAGCAGTGTGTCCCTAATTTAATTGAGACGGAGTCAAACCCAATCAGATTTTTGGAGGCTGAAAACTACAATGTATGGGCAGCCACCAAACATCTCGTCGCGTACTGGAAATATCAAAAGGACTTCTTCGGAGACAGGGCATTTTTCCCAATGCTGTTGAGTGACACAGGTCGCACAGCTATTTCTCAAGAGGACATGGTttttttgaagacgacaGGCTTTGTCACAATTCTCCCGAATGATAGATACGATTGA